The following are encoded together in the Sediminitomix flava genome:
- a CDS encoding oxidoreductase gives MEKFNLKNFPNQKGRIAIVTGANIGLGYETARALVKKEATVIMACRNEKKAQNAIAELKKEIPNADLVFIPLNLSSAISVRAFVRTYLERYSKLDLLINNAGIMVPPFSLTEDGYESQMGVNYFNHFLLTMLLLPTLNQTEGARVVTLSSIAHRKATIDFENLNSERDYQKMKAYGQSKLACLMFAYELDRKLKQSNSKVLSVAAHPGVSTTNLAQHLPSVMVSIFSVISPLFAHNPEEGARPTLLAALGQDVKGGEYFGPTGFREMKGEAGKVSSTDYSHDKKIAARLWEVSEELTKESFSLEKVN, from the coding sequence ATGGAAAAATTTAATCTCAAAAACTTCCCCAATCAGAAAGGGCGTATTGCCATTGTAACAGGAGCAAATATTGGTTTAGGCTATGAAACAGCAAGAGCTTTAGTCAAAAAGGAGGCAACCGTAATTATGGCTTGTCGAAATGAAAAAAAAGCCCAAAATGCCATAGCTGAACTCAAGAAAGAAATTCCCAATGCAGATTTAGTATTTATCCCATTAAATCTTAGTTCGGCTATTTCTGTACGTGCATTTGTTCGTACGTATTTAGAACGTTACTCAAAACTAGACCTTCTGATCAACAATGCAGGAATTATGGTTCCGCCATTTTCACTTACAGAAGATGGTTACGAAAGTCAGATGGGAGTGAATTACTTCAATCATTTTTTACTGACCATGCTTTTGTTACCTACACTTAATCAGACAGAAGGAGCAAGAGTGGTTACTTTGAGTAGTATTGCCCACAGAAAAGCAACGATTGATTTTGAGAATTTGAATAGTGAACGAGATTATCAGAAAATGAAGGCTTATGGACAAAGTAAGTTGGCTTGTCTGATGTTTGCTTATGAGTTGGATCGGAAACTGAAGCAGTCTAATAGCAAAGTTTTATCAGTGGCTGCTCATCCTGGGGTGTCAACAACGAATTTAGCACAGCATTTACCGTCAGTGATGGTTTCAATCTTTTCAGTGATTTCTCCATTATTTGCTCATAATCCAGAAGAAGGTGCAAGACCAACATTGTTAGCAGCTTTGGGGCAAGATGTAAAAGGTGGGGAATATTTTGGTCCAACAGGATTTCGAGAAATGAAGGGTGAGGCAGGGAAAGTTAGTTCTACGGACTATTCTCATGATAAGAAAATAGCAGCAAGGCTTTGGGAGGTATCGGAAGAATTGACCAAAGAAAGCTTTAGTTTGGAAAAGGTCAACTAG
- a CDS encoding YfcC family protein: protein MKTPKFPHPLTILTVFVFLAAGLTYLLPSGIYNRSLDPNTGRELVDPTSFHQVEDININFLDALVAIPQGMEKAADIIFLIIVAGGAFMVIEKTGALKAAIDRLVHKFEGKELFAIPVVSLLFFTGGALQNMQEEIIAVVPILVIMTRSLGFSNLVAVAISLGAAAVGASFSPINPFQAVVAQKIAGLPINSAWEFRIAFLLLAYTLWTLGVIYYAKKHPIKKEKVTENTPDDFKWQHGIILGLILSTFVVISIGVTKFDWEFNHITALFLALGVVSGILGRMGVSGTVNAFTEGFNDIASSALLVGVAKAIFVVMDEGQIVDTLVYYLSQPLNGLPAQVTAIGMMGIQSIIHIPVPSVSGQAALTMPLFTPLGDLLGISRQVVVLAYQYGAGLAELILPTNGSLMAILVAAGVNYKTWLNFALKMYGILIGLGVIALVIAIQIGLQ, encoded by the coding sequence ATGAAAACTCCTAAATTTCCACATCCACTAACCATTCTCACAGTCTTTGTTTTTTTGGCTGCCGGATTAACTTACCTTCTTCCATCTGGAATTTACAATAGGTCTTTAGACCCAAACACAGGGAGAGAATTAGTTGACCCGACCTCTTTTCATCAAGTAGAAGACATTAATATCAATTTTTTAGATGCGCTTGTCGCAATTCCTCAAGGAATGGAAAAAGCTGCTGATATTATTTTCTTGATCATTGTAGCGGGTGGTGCTTTTATGGTCATCGAAAAAACAGGTGCTTTAAAAGCTGCTATTGATCGACTTGTTCACAAGTTTGAGGGGAAAGAACTCTTTGCAATTCCTGTGGTCAGCTTACTCTTTTTTACGGGAGGGGCTTTGCAGAATATGCAAGAAGAAATTATTGCCGTAGTACCAATCCTTGTGATCATGACAAGAAGTCTGGGCTTTAGTAATTTGGTTGCTGTGGCTATCAGTTTAGGTGCGGCGGCTGTCGGAGCTTCATTTTCACCAATCAACCCATTTCAAGCTGTAGTTGCTCAAAAAATTGCAGGACTACCTATCAATAGCGCATGGGAATTTAGAATTGCATTTCTCCTTTTAGCCTATACTCTTTGGACTTTAGGAGTCATTTATTACGCAAAAAAGCATCCGATCAAAAAGGAAAAAGTTACTGAAAATACTCCAGATGATTTCAAATGGCAACATGGGATTATTCTAGGTTTAATCCTCTCTACTTTTGTAGTAATTTCAATAGGCGTTACCAAGTTCGATTGGGAATTCAATCATATCACAGCTCTATTTCTAGCCTTAGGTGTTGTATCAGGTATTTTAGGAAGAATGGGGGTTTCGGGAACAGTCAATGCTTTTACCGAAGGTTTCAATGACATTGCCTCTTCTGCGTTATTAGTTGGTGTTGCAAAAGCCATTTTTGTCGTTATGGATGAAGGACAAATTGTTGATACTTTGGTTTACTACCTTTCTCAACCACTCAACGGACTCCCTGCCCAAGTTACGGCGATCGGAATGATGGGAATTCAGTCCATTATTCATATTCCTGTACCTAGTGTTTCGGGACAAGCGGCACTTACAATGCCATTGTTCACACCACTCGGTGATCTTTTAGGAATTTCAAGACAAGTTGTCGTCTTGGCTTATCAGTATGGTGCTGGTCTTGCAGAACTCATTTTACCGACCAATGGCTCACTTATGGCCATCTTGGTAGCAGCAGGTGTTAACTACAAAACTTGGCTGAATTTTGCCTTAAAAATGTATGGCATCCTCATCGGTCTTGGTGTTATTGCTTTGGTGATAGCTATCCAAATCGGACTTCAATAA